A window of Vigna unguiculata cultivar IT97K-499-35 chromosome 4, ASM411807v1, whole genome shotgun sequence contains these coding sequences:
- the LOC114182382 gene encoding probable dolichyl pyrophosphate Man9GlcNAc2 alpha-1,3-glucosyltransferase isoform X2, whose product MGKAKKVRDSASDDCDCWWWLIQNGTPTVFITIGLFALLVRVAVSLHPYSGAANPPKFGDYEAQRHWMEITTNLPVKEWYRNSSSNDLSYWGLDYPPLTAYQSFIHGRFLRFFHPDSVSLFTSRGHESYLGKLLMRWTVLSSDALIFFPAVLYFIVVHYNQSSRSRKSELGWHTAALLLSPCLILIDHGHFQFNCISLGFTIGAVAAILSGKDLVGSVLYCLALNHKQVLSRLAPFERGIFEDYVANFWCASSVLIKWKRLFTTDSLKLISFTATVITCLPSMIQQIKSPSYRGFLYALLNSSFSFYLFSFQVHEKSILLPLLPATLLAVEEPFIFKWFTQFAMLSMFPLICRDNLVVAYLALLALFILILNAPVQHKVRETNYLSSYLGSATMFFILCCYFVLHIVYLTMHPPEKYPFLFEAIIMNLCFSQFVLVTLACNIKQWLLNKPVKLEEIEKKLI is encoded by the exons ATGGGGAAGGCAAAGAAGGTTAGGGATAGTGCAAGTGATGATTGTGATTGTTGGTGGTGGTTGATTCAGAATGGAACTCCAACAGTATTCATCACTATTGGGTTGTTTGCATTGTTGGTTCGTGTGGCAGTGTCACTGCACCCTTACTCTGGTGCTGCTAACCCTCCAAAGTTTGGGGATTACGAGGCTCAGAGGCATTGGATGGAGATTACCACTAATCTTCCAGTGAAGGAATGGTATAGAAACAGCTCCAGCAATGATCTGAGCTATTGGGGACTTGACTACCCGCCTTTGACTGCATACCAAAGTTTCATTCATGGCCGTTTTCTACGTTTCTTCCATCCTGATTCCGTTTCTCTTTTCACTTCCAGAGGTCATGAGTCCTATCTTGG AAAACTACTTATGAGGTGGACAGTGTTATCATCCGATGCCCTGATATTCTTTCCGGCTGTCTTGTATTTTATTGTTGTTCATTACAATCAATCTTCTAGGAGCCGTAAAAGTGAATTAGGTTGGCACACTGCGGCACTATTGCTAAGCCCTTGTTTGATCTTAATTGATCATGGTCATTTTCag TTCAACTGCATCAGCTTGGGCTTTACTATTGGAGCTGTTGCTGCTATCCTCTCTGGGAAAGATTTGGTGGGTTCCGTTCTTTATTGTCTAGCTCTAAATCATAAACAG GTCCTCTCACGTCTTGCTCCATTTGAAAGGGGAATATTTGAGGATTACGTGGCCAACTTTTGGTGTGCCTCTTCTGTTCTGATCAAGTGGAAAAGATTATTCACAACAGATTCCCTGAAGCTTATCAGCTTCACTGCAACAGTTATAACCTGTCTTCCTTCAATGATTCAGCAAATAAAGTCTCCCAGCTATCGAGGTTTCCTTTATGCGTTGCTGAATAGTTCTTTCTCGttttacttgttttcttttcaag TGCATGAGAAGTCTATTTTGCTGCCTCTGCTTCCAGCAACCCTGCTGGCTGTTGAAGAGCCTTTTATTTTCAAGTGGTTCACACAATTCGCCATGCTCTCCATGTTTCCTCTGATATGTCGAGATAACTTGGTTGTTGCATATTTGGCTTTGCTTGCCCTCTTTATCCTGATACTCAATGCACCTGTTCAACACAAAGTGAGAGAGACTAATTACCTTAGTAGTTATCTGGGCTCAGCAACCATGTTCTTTATTTTATGCTGCTATTTTGTTCTTCACATAGTTTACTTGACCATGCATCCTCCTGAGAAGTATCCTTTCCTTTTTGAAGCAATAATTATGAATCTGTGCTTCTCTCAGTTTGTTCTTGTAACTCTAGCCTGCAATATAAAGCAGTGGCTGTTAAATAAACCTGTCaaattagaagaaatagaaaagaagctcatttga
- the LOC114182382 gene encoding probable dolichyl pyrophosphate Man9GlcNAc2 alpha-1,3-glucosyltransferase isoform X1 → MGKAKKVRDSASDDCDCWWWLIQNGTPTVFITIGLFALLVRVAVSLHPYSGAANPPKFGDYEAQRHWMEITTNLPVKEWYRNSSSNDLSYWGLDYPPLTAYQSFIHGRFLRFFHPDSVSLFTSRGHESYLGKLLMRWTVLSSDALIFFPAVLYFIVVHYNQSSRSRKSELGWHTAALLLSPCLILIDHGHFQFNCISLGFTIGAVAAILSGKDLVGSVLYCLALNHKQMSAYFAPAFFSHLLGKSLRRKHPIVEVLKLGLVVLGTFAAVWWPYLYSTQSVLEVLSRLAPFERGIFEDYVANFWCASSVLIKWKRLFTTDSLKLISFTATVITCLPSMIQQIKSPSYRGFLYALLNSSFSFYLFSFQVHEKSILLPLLPATLLAVEEPFIFKWFTQFAMLSMFPLICRDNLVVAYLALLALFILILNAPVQHKVRETNYLSSYLGSATMFFILCCYFVLHIVYLTMHPPEKYPFLFEAIIMNLCFSQFVLVTLACNIKQWLLNKPVKLEEIEKKLI, encoded by the exons ATGGGGAAGGCAAAGAAGGTTAGGGATAGTGCAAGTGATGATTGTGATTGTTGGTGGTGGTTGATTCAGAATGGAACTCCAACAGTATTCATCACTATTGGGTTGTTTGCATTGTTGGTTCGTGTGGCAGTGTCACTGCACCCTTACTCTGGTGCTGCTAACCCTCCAAAGTTTGGGGATTACGAGGCTCAGAGGCATTGGATGGAGATTACCACTAATCTTCCAGTGAAGGAATGGTATAGAAACAGCTCCAGCAATGATCTGAGCTATTGGGGACTTGACTACCCGCCTTTGACTGCATACCAAAGTTTCATTCATGGCCGTTTTCTACGTTTCTTCCATCCTGATTCCGTTTCTCTTTTCACTTCCAGAGGTCATGAGTCCTATCTTGG AAAACTACTTATGAGGTGGACAGTGTTATCATCCGATGCCCTGATATTCTTTCCGGCTGTCTTGTATTTTATTGTTGTTCATTACAATCAATCTTCTAGGAGCCGTAAAAGTGAATTAGGTTGGCACACTGCGGCACTATTGCTAAGCCCTTGTTTGATCTTAATTGATCATGGTCATTTTCag TTCAACTGCATCAGCTTGGGCTTTACTATTGGAGCTGTTGCTGCTATCCTCTCTGGGAAAGATTTGGTGGGTTCCGTTCTTTATTGTCTAGCTCTAAATCATAAACAG atgagtgcatattttgcACCTGCATTTTTCAGCCATCTACTAGGCAAATCCCTTAGGCGGAAACATCCAATTGTTGAGGTTTTGAAACTGGGGTTGGTGGTTTTAGGAACATTTGCAGCTGTATGGTGGCCTTATCTATATTCAACACAATCTGTTTTAGAG GTCCTCTCACGTCTTGCTCCATTTGAAAGGGGAATATTTGAGGATTACGTGGCCAACTTTTGGTGTGCCTCTTCTGTTCTGATCAAGTGGAAAAGATTATTCACAACAGATTCCCTGAAGCTTATCAGCTTCACTGCAACAGTTATAACCTGTCTTCCTTCAATGATTCAGCAAATAAAGTCTCCCAGCTATCGAGGTTTCCTTTATGCGTTGCTGAATAGTTCTTTCTCGttttacttgttttcttttcaag TGCATGAGAAGTCTATTTTGCTGCCTCTGCTTCCAGCAACCCTGCTGGCTGTTGAAGAGCCTTTTATTTTCAAGTGGTTCACACAATTCGCCATGCTCTCCATGTTTCCTCTGATATGTCGAGATAACTTGGTTGTTGCATATTTGGCTTTGCTTGCCCTCTTTATCCTGATACTCAATGCACCTGTTCAACACAAAGTGAGAGAGACTAATTACCTTAGTAGTTATCTGGGCTCAGCAACCATGTTCTTTATTTTATGCTGCTATTTTGTTCTTCACATAGTTTACTTGACCATGCATCCTCCTGAGAAGTATCCTTTCCTTTTTGAAGCAATAATTATGAATCTGTGCTTCTCTCAGTTTGTTCTTGTAACTCTAGCCTGCAATATAAAGCAGTGGCTGTTAAATAAACCTGTCaaattagaagaaatagaaaagaagctcatttga